The Deinococcus koreensis genome window below encodes:
- a CDS encoding tetratricopeptide repeat protein, with product MRRLTPPSLTALIFTVLMSAVLWPSAGAAAPELLAAGDYARAFESATTAGDPLTATQAAVAAALYGATSGNSASGSADQGLWLERAVSSGRAAVQAAPQSARAHLELGTALCLQAGRGGFTLGAYRLSRACRAEYERSLALDAGLSEARAALARWHSGAWARAGLIGGGDPATARRLAAQALREAPQNVRVVVQVATAYLELRATSAARTLLERSLALSPQDAQDRDLQAGARATLAGLR from the coding sequence ATGCGCCGCCTGACCCCGCCGAGCCTCACCGCGCTGATCTTTACGGTGCTGATGTCGGCGGTGCTGTGGCCCTCGGCGGGGGCGGCGGCCCCGGAACTGCTCGCCGCCGGGGACTATGCACGGGCGTTCGAGAGCGCCACGACGGCCGGAGACCCGCTGACCGCGACCCAGGCCGCCGTGGCCGCCGCGCTCTACGGGGCGACATCGGGAAACTCGGCGTCTGGCAGCGCCGACCAGGGTCTCTGGCTGGAACGGGCCGTCTCGTCTGGCCGTGCCGCCGTGCAGGCGGCGCCGCAGAGTGCCCGCGCGCATCTGGAACTGGGCACGGCGCTGTGCCTGCAGGCGGGGCGGGGCGGCTTCACGCTGGGGGCCTACCGGCTCTCGCGGGCGTGCCGCGCCGAGTACGAGCGCAGTCTGGCCCTGGACGCCGGCCTGAGCGAGGCCCGCGCCGCGCTGGCCCGCTGGCATTCGGGCGCCTGGGCGCGGGCGGGGCTGATCGGCGGCGGCGACCCGGCCACCGCCCGCCGACTGGCCGCGCAGGCGCTGAGGGAGGCCCCCCAGAATGTGCGCGTGGTGGTGCAGGTCGCCACGGCCTACCTGGAACTCCGGGCCACCTCGGCCGCCCGCACCCTGCTGGAACGCAGCCTGGCGCTGAGCCCCCAGGACGCGCAGGATCGCGATCTCCAGGCCGGGGCGCGGGCCACGCTGGCCGGACTGAGATAA
- a CDS encoding multidrug DMT transporter produces the protein MDTLKKAGAMLAHLDLFQHMLNLRSLLQLAAHMEERGDRVTLISQEVITLVGQEMSSDAQVTTSKGASIQAGTAYRVLQGLKGHEAPEYAVTREELSALNTRAVADLESSDALRAFSDTLTRISAAPSAAPTSAAAPAAASASPAAPSDPAAERPTRTRRAPEGETTDQPAA, from the coding sequence ATGGATACCCTGAAAAAAGCAGGAGCGATGCTGGCCCACCTCGACCTGTTCCAGCACATGCTGAACCTTCGCAGCCTGTTGCAGCTCGCGGCCCACATGGAGGAGCGCGGCGACCGGGTGACCCTGATCAGCCAGGAGGTGATCACGCTGGTGGGCCAGGAGATGAGCAGCGACGCCCAGGTCACCACCAGCAAGGGCGCCAGCATCCAGGCGGGCACCGCCTACCGGGTGCTGCAGGGCCTGAAGGGCCACGAGGCGCCCGAGTACGCCGTGACCCGCGAGGAACTCTCGGCCCTGAACACCCGCGCCGTGGCCGACCTGGAGTCGAGCGACGCCCTGCGCGCCTTCTCGGACACGCTGACCCGCATCTCGGCGGCGCCCAGCGCGGCCCCAACTTCAGCGGCGGCTCCAGCGGCGGCCAGCGCCTCCCCCGCGGCCCCCTCCGACCCGGCGGCCGAGCGCCCGACCCGCACCCGCCGCGCACCCGAGGGCGAGACCACGGATCAGCCCGCAGCCTGA
- a CDS encoding S1C family serine protease, which translates to MNAESAQPGQPAPHRRLSRLVLLGAALLLAGPSPAAQTATPAAPSTPAQRRAINTVAPLTAAELKTLQTLFTKVRPATLRIEQCPPNDCKEPDGVGSGVLISADGLALTAYHVIEKAKSLSAQTVDRKRYKVEVVGFDQQNDIALLRVAVPSGTPFLTLAGARPSIGDTALAVGNGNGAFLQLKTGRLTGLDSDAGRADFPPGTLELNAPLIPGDSGGPIVNARGELTGVVSYISLSASARSPRDYRAYAVPVTASDARLADLKAGTKRDAPVIGIGLSPVFNGAFTLSAEDFASLSEILKLGKTPGAFFTNVTKDSPAAKAGLIPLKLNENSERIAGDIVTEVNGKRIVNFSEFQYAVRALKVGDTVTLTVLRDGKTLKIPVTLTGSTKIGN; encoded by the coding sequence ATGAACGCGGAGTCAGCTCAGCCCGGGCAGCCTGCCCCCCACCGTCGCCTGTCCCGGCTGGTTCTGCTGGGCGCCGCCCTCCTGCTGGCCGGGCCTTCGCCCGCAGCCCAGACGGCGACCCCAGCAGCGCCCTCCACCCCTGCCCAACGGCGCGCCATCAACACGGTCGCGCCGCTGACCGCGGCCGAACTCAAGACGCTGCAGACGCTGTTCACCAAGGTGCGCCCCGCCACCCTGCGGATCGAGCAGTGCCCGCCGAACGACTGCAAGGAACCCGATGGCGTCGGCTCGGGCGTGCTGATCTCGGCCGACGGCCTGGCGCTGACCGCCTACCACGTCATCGAGAAGGCCAAAAGCCTCAGCGCCCAGACCGTGGACAGGAAACGCTACAAGGTCGAGGTCGTGGGCTTCGACCAGCAGAACGACATCGCCCTGTTGCGGGTCGCCGTTCCCAGCGGCACGCCCTTCCTGACCCTGGCCGGGGCGCGGCCCAGTATCGGGGACACGGCGCTGGCGGTCGGCAACGGCAACGGCGCGTTCCTGCAGCTGAAGACCGGGCGACTGACCGGCCTGGATTCGGACGCCGGACGCGCCGACTTCCCGCCCGGCACGCTGGAGCTGAACGCCCCCCTGATTCCTGGCGACAGCGGCGGCCCCATCGTGAACGCCAGGGGCGAGCTGACCGGCGTGGTGAGCTATATCAGCCTGAGCGCCTCGGCCCGCAGCCCGCGTGACTACCGGGCCTACGCTGTGCCGGTCACGGCCTCCGATGCCCGGCTGGCCGACCTGAAGGCGGGCACCAAACGCGACGCCCCGGTGATCGGGATCGGCCTCAGCCCGGTGTTCAACGGCGCCTTCACCCTTTCGGCCGAGGATTTCGCCTCGCTCAGCGAGATCCTGAAACTGGGCAAGACTCCGGGCGCCTTTTTCACCAACGTGACCAAAGACAGCCCCGCGGCCAAAGCCGGCCTGATCCCGCTCAAGCTCAACGAGAATTCGGAGCGCATCGCGGGCGACATCGTGACCGAGGTGAACGGCAAGCGCATCGTCAACTTCAGCGAGTTCCAGTACGCGGTGCGGGCCCTCAAGGTCGGCGACACGGTGACCCTGACGGTGCTGCGCGACGGCAAGACCCTCAAGATTCCGGTCACCCTGACCGGCAGCACCAAGATCGGCAACTGA
- a CDS encoding XRE family transcriptional regulator: MPPATDSLSAWLRERRRHLELQQGDVSALTEELGGPAGRVTQPYLSRLESGSRSLDALTPARQDALRRALQVSASEWIARTGLPLLSPVPDDDLLETLELVRVPVHALATAGLPVTEDVASIIDHEFVPLSDHRPGMLVLEVHGESMTTEAGGIRPGDRIYVDPGDLDLREGRVYVLHVSGLGLTVKRLRRYGPALWLTSDNPDHPPVKPEEVTVVGRVYYHQPRGQRL, encoded by the coding sequence ATGCCGCCTGCCACGGATTCCCTGTCTGCCTGGCTGCGTGAGCGCCGCCGTCACCTGGAGCTGCAGCAGGGCGACGTCAGTGCCCTGACCGAGGAACTCGGTGGCCCGGCCGGGCGCGTCACTCAGCCTTACCTGAGCCGCCTGGAGAGCGGTTCCCGGTCGCTGGACGCCCTGACCCCGGCCCGCCAGGACGCCCTGCGCCGCGCCCTGCAGGTCAGCGCCAGCGAATGGATCGCCCGCACCGGCCTGCCCCTGCTGAGCCCGGTGCCCGACGACGACCTGCTGGAGACCCTGGAACTGGTGCGCGTGCCCGTCCATGCGCTCGCCACCGCCGGCCTGCCGGTCACTGAGGACGTCGCCAGCATCATCGACCACGAGTTCGTGCCGCTCAGCGACCACCGCCCCGGGATGCTGGTGCTGGAGGTGCACGGCGAGTCCATGACCACCGAGGCCGGCGGCATCCGCCCCGGCGACCGGATCTACGTCGATCCGGGAGACCTTGATCTGCGCGAGGGCCGGGTGTACGTGCTGCACGTGTCCGGGCTGGGGCTGACCGTCAAGAGGTTGCGCCGTTACGGCCCGGCCCTGTGGCTGACCAGCGACAACCCGGATCACCCGCCGGTCAAGCCCGAGGAGGTCACGGTGGTCGGCCGGGTGTATTACCACCAGCCCCGGGGCCAGCGGCTATAA
- a CDS encoding gamma-glutamylcyclotransferase family protein, whose protein sequence is MTDATHPPRLLTTVFVYGTLMPGERNDHVARQGGAFTVRPATLRGFRLLHLRPEAYPGIVPAGPEQVVRGHALTYAPHDWPRALPFLDALEGTDDTPPLYTREQVVLTVEDAPEIPAWVYIYARADRLARPGVEPVPSGDWRDAAERRLPPGGDR, encoded by the coding sequence ATGACCGACGCCACCCACCCGCCGCGCCTCCTCACCACCGTGTTCGTCTACGGCACCCTGATGCCCGGTGAGCGCAACGACCACGTCGCCCGCCAGGGGGGCGCCTTCACGGTGCGCCCCGCCACGCTGCGCGGGTTCCGGCTGCTCCACCTGCGCCCCGAGGCCTACCCCGGCATCGTGCCGGCCGGCCCGGAACAGGTGGTGCGGGGCCACGCCCTCACCTACGCCCCCCACGACTGGCCGCGTGCCCTGCCCTTCCTGGACGCGCTGGAGGGAACCGACGACACGCCGCCGCTGTACACCCGCGAGCAGGTCGTGTTGACCGTCGAGGATGCCCCGGAGATCCCCGCCTGGGTCTACATCTACGCCCGTGCGGATCGTCTGGCGCGTCCGGGCGTGGAACCCGTGCCCAGCGGCGACTGGCGCGACGCGGCGGAGCGGCGGCTGCCGCCAGGGGGCGACAGATAG
- a CDS encoding serine hydrolase domain-containing protein, with translation MQSAAAYSRAHRGSAVMIWRDGQLLFTQAQNGFDLQTPHLLASGSKSFSCALAVTLMDQGRLDLDEPVSQTLTEWRSDPAKAAVTVRQLLSFTSGLPGDVGSKRTGTNVNLYVQALATGLVATPGERFSYGNAHLAAFGALVQRKTGQDPAALLQRQVLDRIGARVWWGRDQAGQPDLAASARMTAQDWGSYGQLILQDGRWKGQTVLSAAGLRECLRGSATLNIYGLTFWLNRPLAGPLPATDDLPLQALGGLTANQIAPSAPGDLVMAAGALNQRLYLLPSERIVVVRFGEGGAWSDEEFLSQLLADK, from the coding sequence ATGCAATCAGCGGCGGCCTACTCCCGGGCCCACCGCGGCAGCGCGGTGATGATCTGGAGGGACGGACAGCTCCTGTTCACCCAGGCCCAGAATGGGTTTGACCTGCAGACGCCTCACCTGCTGGCGAGCGGCAGCAAAAGCTTTTCATGCGCGCTCGCCGTGACCCTGATGGATCAGGGGCGGCTGGATCTGGACGAGCCGGTGAGCCAGACCCTCACCGAGTGGCGCAGTGATCCAGCCAAAGCGGCCGTTACGGTGCGCCAGTTGCTGAGCTTCACGAGTGGCCTGCCAGGGGATGTGGGGAGTAAGCGCACCGGCACCAACGTGAATCTGTATGTTCAGGCGCTGGCCACTGGGCTGGTCGCCACGCCGGGTGAACGCTTCTCCTATGGCAACGCCCACCTGGCCGCGTTCGGTGCGCTGGTTCAGCGCAAGACGGGACAGGATCCGGCCGCCCTCCTCCAACGTCAGGTGCTGGATCGAATTGGGGCCAGGGTGTGGTGGGGCCGCGACCAGGCAGGTCAGCCCGATCTCGCGGCCAGCGCCCGGATGACGGCTCAGGACTGGGGAAGCTATGGCCAACTGATCTTGCAGGATGGCCGCTGGAAAGGCCAGACCGTCCTCTCGGCGGCCGGTCTCCGGGAATGTCTGCGGGGCAGCGCCACACTCAACATCTACGGCCTCACGTTCTGGCTCAACCGGCCCCTTGCGGGCCCCCTTCCAGCCACCGACGACCTTCCTCTTCAGGCGCTGGGCGGCCTCACGGCCAATCAGATCGCCCCAAGTGCGCCCGGGGATCTGGTCATGGCTGCAGGCGCGCTGAACCAACGGCTTTATCTCCTGCCGTCGGAGCGGATCGTGGTCGTCCGGTTCGGCGAAGGTGGCGCCTGGAGTGATGAGGAGTTCCTGTCGCAGCTCCTGGCTGACAAATAA
- the rpsO gene encoding 30S ribosomal protein S15, with translation MIDKQTVVQTHAKHDKDTGGTHVQIALLTERITNLAAHLAANKKDKHGQRGLQLMNGQRRRLLKYLERTNYDEYIALTDQLKIRRGQRIVR, from the coding sequence ATGATCGACAAACAGACCGTTGTTCAGACCCACGCCAAGCACGACAAGGACACGGGCGGCACGCACGTGCAGATCGCCCTGCTGACCGAGCGCATCACCAACCTGGCCGCCCACCTGGCCGCCAACAAGAAGGACAAGCACGGCCAGCGCGGCCTGCAGCTGATGAACGGCCAGCGCCGCCGTCTGCTGAAGTACCTCGAGCGCACCAACTACGACGAGTACATCGCCCTGACGGATCAGCTCAAGATCCGCCGTGGCCAGCGCATCGTCCGCTAA
- a CDS encoding carbonic anhydrase: MEEPAAQIAADLERRILDAIRRGASMEDIADLKDADVQTPEAAIRALKDGNARFFSGQSVRPDTGANERRAHIMGQTPYAAVLACSDSRVPVELVFDQGLGQLFVVRVAGNVVGESGLGTLEYALNHLDVHLLMVLGHEGCGAVAAAMLPEEKIAQEPEHLQGLIRLIQPSVAGLPVIRDKKARMREAVLNNIRYQVHVLRQQPIIREAEAEGRIRIVGGFYEIGSGAVDFLVEEEDLSL; encoded by the coding sequence ATGGAAGAACCCGCCGCACAGATCGCCGCCGACCTCGAACGGCGCATCCTGGACGCCATCCGCCGGGGCGCCAGCATGGAGGACATCGCGGACCTGAAAGACGCCGACGTGCAGACCCCCGAGGCGGCCATCCGGGCGCTCAAGGACGGCAACGCGCGCTTTTTCAGCGGCCAGTCGGTGCGGCCGGACACCGGGGCCAACGAGCGCCGGGCCCACATCATGGGTCAGACGCCGTACGCCGCCGTGCTGGCCTGCAGCGACAGCCGCGTGCCGGTGGAACTGGTCTTCGATCAGGGGCTGGGGCAGCTGTTCGTGGTGAGGGTGGCGGGCAACGTGGTCGGCGAGTCCGGTCTGGGCACGCTGGAATACGCGCTCAACCACCTCGACGTCCACCTGCTCATGGTGCTCGGCCACGAGGGCTGCGGGGCCGTGGCGGCCGCCATGCTGCCCGAGGAGAAGATCGCGCAGGAGCCCGAACACCTGCAGGGCCTCATCCGGCTCATCCAGCCCAGCGTGGCGGGCCTGCCCGTGATCCGCGACAAGAAGGCCCGGATGCGCGAGGCGGTGCTGAACAACATCCGCTATCAGGTACACGTCCTGCGCCAGCAGCCCATCATCCGCGAGGCCGAGGCCGAGGGCCGCATCCGCATCGTCGGCGGCTTCTACGAGATCGGCTCCGGCGCCGTGGACTTCCTGGTGGAGGAAGAGGATCTGAGCCTGTAG
- a CDS encoding aminopeptidase, producing the protein MTLSFDEKLRNYARLAVQVGLGVQPGQRVLVQAPVDTAPLARLIVREAYAAGASFADVRWDDDDVQLARFELAPDGTFDTISQWRVDAELEVANSGGAVIAIRATDPNLLGGVDQARVAAYQKALATYRRPYTQQVMTNRLNWNLISAPIPAWAALMYPDASAEQAVAQQWDAIFAATRADQPDPVALWKEHLAHLKRRRDLLTGKAYHALHFRGGETDLTVGLADGHVWGGGAADTPGGVTFTANIPTEEVWTAPHRERVDGVVVSTKPLSYQGVLIDGIRIEFAGGRITSSSARQGEEALRRMIDSDEGSHRLGEVALVPHSSPISRSGLFFFNTLYDENAASHIAIGSAYRFNVAGGVEMSLEDFLARGGNDSLTHVDWMIGSGEMDVDGVAKDGTREAVMRAGEFVI; encoded by the coding sequence ATGACTTTAAGTTTTGACGAGAAGCTGCGCAACTACGCGCGGCTGGCAGTGCAGGTCGGCCTGGGCGTGCAGCCGGGACAGCGCGTGCTGGTGCAGGCGCCGGTCGACACGGCCCCGCTGGCCCGCCTGATCGTACGCGAGGCCTACGCCGCCGGCGCCAGTTTCGCCGACGTCCGCTGGGACGACGACGACGTGCAGCTCGCGCGCTTCGAGCTGGCCCCGGACGGCACCTTCGACACCATCAGCCAGTGGCGGGTGGACGCCGAACTGGAAGTGGCGAACTCGGGCGGCGCGGTCATCGCCATCCGGGCCACCGACCCCAACCTGCTGGGCGGCGTGGATCAGGCGCGCGTGGCCGCCTACCAGAAGGCGCTGGCGACCTACCGCCGGCCCTACACCCAGCAGGTCATGACCAACCGCCTGAACTGGAACCTGATCAGCGCGCCCATTCCCGCCTGGGCCGCCCTGATGTACCCGGACGCCAGTGCCGAGCAGGCCGTGGCGCAGCAGTGGGACGCCATCTTCGCCGCCACCCGCGCCGATCAGCCGGATCCGGTGGCGCTGTGGAAGGAGCACCTGGCCCACCTCAAGCGCCGCCGCGACCTGCTGACCGGGAAGGCGTACCACGCCCTGCACTTCCGGGGCGGCGAGACCGACCTCACGGTGGGCCTGGCCGACGGCCACGTCTGGGGCGGCGGCGCGGCCGACACGCCCGGCGGCGTCACCTTCACGGCCAACATTCCCACCGAGGAGGTCTGGACGGCCCCGCACAGAGAGCGGGTGGACGGCGTGGTCGTGAGTACCAAGCCGCTGTCGTACCAGGGCGTGCTGATCGACGGGATCCGCATCGAGTTCGCGGGCGGGCGGATCACGTCGTCCAGCGCGCGGCAGGGCGAGGAAGCCCTGCGCCGCATGATCGACTCCGACGAGGGCAGCCACCGCCTGGGCGAGGTCGCGCTGGTGCCGCACTCCAGCCCCATCAGCCGTTCGGGCCTGTTCTTCTTCAATACCCTGTACGACGAGAACGCGGCCTCCCACATCGCCATCGGCAGCGCCTATCGCTTCAACGTGGCGGGCGGCGTGGAGATGAGTCTGGAGGACTTCCTGGCCCGCGGCGGCAACGACTCCCTGACCCACGTGGACTGGATGATCGGCTCGGGTGAGATGGACGTGGACGGCGTGGCGAAGGACGGCACCCGCGAGGCCGTGATGCGCGCGGGCGAATTCGTGATCTAG
- the rpmF gene encoding 50S ribosomal protein L32: MAKHPVPKKKTSKSKRDMRRSHHALVAPNLSECPHCHAKKLSHHICPSCGYYDGRQVLAV; the protein is encoded by the coding sequence ATGGCCAAGCACCCCGTTCCCAAGAAGAAGACCAGCAAGAGCAAGCGCGATATGCGCCGCAGCCACCACGCCCTGGTCGCCCCCAACCTGTCCGAGTGCCCCCACTGCCACGCCAAGAAGCTCTCGCACCACATCTGCCCCAGCTGCGGCTATTACGATGGCCGTCAGGTGCTGGCCGTTTAA
- the proB gene encoding glutamate 5-kinase translates to MRVVLKLGTSVLTAGTDRLHRPRMVDLMRGLAGVRAAGHEAVLVTSGAVVAGWEALDFPPRDRTLAEKQLLAAVGQGRLMHLYAQLADLYGVNVAQVLLTADDFRDRTRYLNARTTLDACLTRGVMPIINENDAVALEQIKVGDNDTLSAFVANLVEADLLVILTDAPGLYTADPRLDTAATLIPLVERVTPEVWALAGGAGSHRGTGGMHTKIQAAEIATRAGTPVVIAPGDAPDALARIVAGEALGTRFVAAGSRLEARKRWILAEIAAGKVLLDDGAAQAVRERGGSLLPAGIRQVEGSFGRGHTIRLVAPDGREIARGLTRYSSADLGRILGRHSREIEDVLGFTYGPEAVHRDDLVRL, encoded by the coding sequence ATGCGGGTCGTTCTGAAACTGGGCACAAGCGTTCTCACGGCAGGCACCGACCGACTTCACCGGCCCCGGATGGTCGATCTGATGCGCGGGCTGGCCGGAGTGCGGGCCGCCGGACACGAGGCCGTGCTGGTCACCAGCGGCGCCGTGGTGGCCGGCTGGGAGGCGCTGGACTTCCCGCCGCGCGACCGCACGCTGGCCGAAAAGCAGCTGCTGGCGGCGGTGGGGCAGGGCCGCCTGATGCACCTGTACGCGCAGCTGGCCGACCTGTACGGCGTGAACGTGGCCCAGGTGCTGCTGACCGCCGACGACTTCCGCGACCGCACGCGCTACCTGAACGCCCGCACCACCCTGGACGCCTGCCTGACGCGTGGGGTGATGCCGATCATCAACGAGAACGACGCCGTGGCCCTGGAGCAGATCAAGGTCGGGGACAACGACACCCTCTCGGCCTTCGTGGCGAATCTGGTGGAGGCCGACCTGCTGGTGATCCTGACCGACGCGCCGGGGCTGTACACCGCCGACCCGCGCCTGGACACGGCCGCCACCCTGATTCCGCTGGTCGAGCGGGTCACGCCCGAGGTCTGGGCGCTGGCGGGCGGTGCGGGCAGCCACCGGGGCACCGGGGGGATGCACACCAAGATCCAGGCCGCCGAGATCGCCACGCGCGCCGGCACACCAGTCGTGATCGCGCCCGGCGACGCCCCCGATGCCCTGGCCCGCATCGTGGCCGGCGAGGCGCTGGGCACCCGTTTCGTGGCGGCCGGCTCGCGGCTGGAGGCCCGCAAGCGCTGGATTCTGGCCGAGATCGCGGCCGGAAAGGTGCTGCTCGACGACGGCGCCGCCCAGGCGGTGCGCGAGCGGGGCGGGAGCCTGCTGCCCGCCGGAATCCGGCAGGTCGAGGGCAGCTTCGGGCGCGGCCACACCATCCGGCTGGTGGCGCCCGACGGCCGCGAGATCGCCCGGGGGCTCACCCGCTACTCGTCGGCCGATCTGGGCCGCATCCTGGGCCGCCACTCGCGGGAGATCGAGGACGTGCTGGGCTTCACCTATGGCCCGGAAGCCGTGCACCGCGACGATCTGGTGCGGCTGTAG
- a CDS encoding glucodextranase DOMON-like domain-containing protein — protein MLSLLTAALLTIPDPAGDARGDGGYLLPQRPALTQDALDLRSFSAQPQGSGMRFTVSFGQLGNPWNAPSGFSAGVTDIFIKTGLGGQTRLDDTGLRVRGPGGWQYHLRITGFGSTLTQVREFQGQTPSAQNQPAQTPAAQTTSAQTPSDQTTPADAPGLRTLAEPDVRVEGTRLVIDAAVPPGTYAYWVTNSVYTPLSRDGLLRPTQTGGPTALKAGQADAPTPVDVLAAPGDTRAFTDRTLAAQGQTRDLSTLILAGTGLLGLLVTLGATLAVWRRTGHR, from the coding sequence GTGTTGTCCCTGCTCACGGCCGCCCTGCTCACCATCCCCGACCCGGCGGGCGACGCCCGGGGCGACGGCGGCTACCTCCTGCCACAGCGCCCGGCACTGACCCAGGACGCCCTCGATCTGCGTTCCTTCAGCGCCCAGCCGCAGGGCAGCGGGATGCGCTTCACCGTCAGCTTCGGGCAGCTCGGCAATCCCTGGAATGCTCCCTCGGGCTTTTCGGCCGGCGTGACCGACATCTTCATCAAGACCGGGCTGGGCGGGCAGACGCGGCTGGACGACACCGGCCTGCGGGTACGCGGCCCCGGCGGCTGGCAGTATCACCTGCGGATCACGGGCTTCGGCAGCACGCTGACCCAGGTGCGGGAATTCCAGGGCCAGACCCCATCGGCTCAGAATCAACCAGCCCAGACGCCGGCAGCTCAGACGACGTCAGCCCAGACACCGTCAGACCAGACAACACCGGCAGACGCCCCCGGCCTCCGCACCCTGGCCGAGCCGGATGTGCGGGTGGAGGGCACCCGCCTGGTCATTGACGCCGCCGTTCCTCCCGGCACCTACGCCTACTGGGTCACCAACAGCGTCTACACCCCGCTGTCGAGGGACGGCCTGCTGCGTCCGACCCAGACCGGCGGCCCCACTGCCCTGAAGGCGGGACAGGCCGACGCCCCCACGCCAGTGGATGTGCTGGCCGCGCCCGGTGACACGCGCGCCTTCACCGACCGCACCCTGGCGGCGCAGGGCCAGACCCGCGACCTCTCCACGCTGATCCTGGCGGGCACCGGCCTGCTGGGCCTGCTGGTCACCCTGGGCGCGACCCTCGCCGTGTGGCGCCGCACGGGCCACCGGTGA
- a CDS encoding DMT family transporter, translated as MAPHGPPVSAARPTIPAPLLILCAAFLWGLLGILGKQAQQAGVAPLEVAFWRAVLAGGLYALHAAVIRSPLPRGRDLWITAAFGVAGVGVFYGSYQLAVRSGGASLASVLLYTAPAFVALMGWLFLRERLGARELLAVAGTLLGIGLISLGGGQGVTVTGAALAWGLVAGFTYSLYYLYGKAFFNRYHPTALLSVALPVGAVCLLPFVEFSAKTPAAWGSLGAIAVFSTYLAYLAYSAGLRHLNATRASVIASLEPVVATVLAALIFAERPAALALLGAALVIGAALSLSLKPSEARPAVE; from the coding sequence GTGGCGCCGCACGGGCCACCGGTGAGTGCCGCCCGGCCCACCATCCCGGCCCCGCTGCTGATCCTGTGCGCCGCGTTCCTGTGGGGCCTGCTGGGTATCCTGGGCAAGCAGGCTCAGCAGGCCGGCGTGGCGCCGCTGGAGGTCGCCTTCTGGCGGGCGGTGCTGGCGGGCGGGCTGTACGCCCTGCACGCGGCGGTGATCCGCAGCCCCCTGCCCCGGGGGCGCGACCTGTGGATCACGGCGGCCTTCGGGGTGGCCGGGGTCGGTGTGTTCTACGGCTCGTACCAGCTGGCGGTGCGCTCAGGCGGCGCCAGCCTGGCCTCGGTGCTGCTGTACACCGCGCCGGCCTTCGTGGCCCTGATGGGCTGGCTGTTCCTGCGCGAGCGTCTGGGCGCCCGGGAACTGCTGGCCGTGGCCGGCACGCTGCTGGGCATCGGCCTGATCAGCCTGGGCGGCGGGCAGGGGGTCACCGTCACGGGCGCCGCGCTGGCCTGGGGACTGGTCGCCGGCTTCACGTACAGTCTGTATTACCTGTACGGAAAGGCATTTTTCAATCGCTACCACCCCACCGCGCTCCTGTCGGTCGCGCTGCCGGTAGGGGCCGTGTGCCTGCTGCCCTTCGTGGAGTTCTCGGCCAAGACGCCCGCCGCCTGGGGCAGCCTGGGCGCCATCGCGGTGTTCTCCACCTATCTGGCCTACCTAGCGTACAGCGCGGGGTTGCGGCACCTGAACGCCACGCGCGCCTCGGTGATCGCCAGCCTGGAGCCGGTGGTCGCCACCGTGCTCGCCGCCCTGATCTTCGCGGAGCGGCCCGCCGCGCTGGCCCTGCTGGGCGCGGCGCTGGTCATCGGCGCGGCGCTGAGCCTCAGCCTGAAGCCCAGCGAGGCGCGTCCAGCGGTGGAATGA